In one Leptolyngbya sp. CCY15150 genomic region, the following are encoded:
- a CDS encoding bile acid:sodium symporter: protein MWNVLGFLQKYLTWSIPAFMVAGIAVGAIADPAPLKALIIPLTFLMVYPMMINLQVQKVFSGGDYKVQALTQFINFGIVPFFAFGMGKLFFSDRPLVALGLLLASLLPTSGMTISWTGFAKGNVTAAVKMTVVGLILGSVLTPFYAKWLMGAAVEIPLSSIFTQIIIIVFLPMILGVITRLLIVRLVGMDKYNKSLKQKFPAFSTLGVLGIVFVAMALKAQDILSNPVMLLSFLIPLGILYGGNFILSTLVGKYFFERGDAIALVYGTVMRNLSIALAIAMTAFGREQGSEIALIIAMAYIIQVQAAAWYVQLTDRIFGAAPEAKTA, encoded by the coding sequence GTGTGGAACGTTCTTGGATTCCTCCAGAAATATCTGACTTGGTCTATTCCAGCCTTCATGGTGGCCGGCATTGCTGTGGGGGCGATCGCTGATCCAGCTCCCCTAAAAGCCTTGATCATTCCCCTCACCTTTCTGATGGTTTATCCCATGATGATCAACCTGCAAGTCCAGAAGGTGTTTTCCGGGGGAGACTACAAAGTTCAGGCTCTTACCCAGTTCATCAACTTTGGCATTGTTCCCTTCTTTGCCTTTGGCATGGGTAAGCTATTCTTTAGCGATCGCCCCTTGGTTGCCCTAGGACTTTTGCTGGCATCCTTACTGCCCACCAGCGGCATGACTATTTCCTGGACAGGATTTGCTAAGGGAAATGTCACGGCAGCGGTGAAAATGACGGTTGTGGGGTTAATCCTTGGATCTGTTCTAACACCGTTTTATGCAAAGTGGCTAATGGGTGCGGCGGTAGAAATTCCCCTCAGCAGCATTTTTACCCAGATTATTATCATTGTATTTCTGCCCATGATTCTCGGAGTCATCACCCGTCTCCTGATCGTGCGCCTTGTGGGCATGGATAAGTACAACAAATCCCTGAAGCAAAAGTTTCCCGCCTTCTCAACCCTGGGTGTTCTTGGAATTGTGTTTGTTGCCATGGCTCTCAAGGCTCAGGATATTTTGTCTAATCCCGTCATGCTGTTGTCCTTCCTGATACCGTTAGGAATTCTCTACGGCGGCAACTTTATCCTGAGCACCTTGGTCGGCAAATATTTCTTTGAGCGCGGCGATGCTATAGCCTTGGTCTACGGTACCGTCATGCGTAACCTGTCGATTGCGTTGGCGATCGCCATGACGGCTTTTGGGCGAGAGCAGGGTTCAGAAATCGCCTTGATTATTGCCATGGCCTATATTATCCAAGTGCAGGCGGCAGCATGGTACGTGCAGCTCACCGATCGCATCTTTGGTGCAGCACCGGAAGCTAAAACTGCCTAG
- a CDS encoding sigma 54-interacting transcriptional regulator, translated as MSDSVPLGTHRNSTPPTPSIEAERRDWLSFHRLWGTLPDAALQAIARCLVKFTLAVDTDIYQAGQTPAGLYLVKWGTVELYRRSPIGHTHILYRSAGNLFGYMPMMQAEAEASYQTSASTLCPSEIWFLSQSDFASLTQDYPDIHGIISQLLAQDLAHFAERVTWEETRIQGLQDYLHPIPAQPQIIGTSKASQALRKQVAKAATDLKPVILKAPAGSGKTFIASVIHHQSRLSDRPFAELDCTQLPTDESGVPQTHAIFGKEGETLGILELLEQGTLLIDQVHVLSSSDRDRLLHYSQTGLFIRNPGTSPATTAPSDPNQQSWVRLILSSPRSLSCEVCDYHDIKLFSLSQRKADIPDFVHHFLSQASQHQGRDRIDVEQAELRRLISYPYPGNLVELAGILDRAVAMTSPGQAVIPEQVLWSVQSSKNAFRVDLLEQFPWLRQFLLSNWWPERFWLMMMAVFVPVTILGYLGPQGRDDSITLNLFWAWWWPFYLFFFAFVGRLWCAVCPFMIVGEWTRSLSLWIWPRKLRPWPTKWMERWGAWILFAGFLLIYLWEKLWDLPHTAYLSSWLLVAITAGAVICSLIYERRLWCRYLCPIGGMNGMFAKLSMVELRASQQVCGSQCSTFGCFKGSGVVPATFSDALPNEGQATGGCPIYSHPAQLKDNRNCVLCMTCLKACPHRSIQVNFRFPATDLLEDHQGLWAEAALLLLLLGGVFMHQSPKILGWLGHPMPLDAAHLLQSLPVVLGLLSIPAILILATHQVTRWLDPQQPGFLPVVYAYLPLTLAANLAHYVPAAITEAGQALPVLARTLGYGGDRLPTLVWSMDVAVFLQEVTLLSAFAFSLYPLLRITQRPFLSNLPHITLMASLTGGFLWLML; from the coding sequence ATGTCTGATTCGGTTCCCTTAGGAACCCATCGTAACTCCACGCCGCCTACCCCATCCATTGAGGCAGAGCGCCGGGACTGGCTGAGTTTTCACCGGCTTTGGGGTACGCTGCCGGATGCAGCTCTGCAAGCGATCGCTCGTTGCCTAGTCAAATTTACCCTGGCGGTGGATACAGACATCTACCAGGCAGGTCAAACCCCGGCGGGGCTCTACTTGGTTAAATGGGGCACCGTGGAACTCTATCGGCGATCGCCCATTGGTCACACCCATATTCTCTATCGCAGTGCCGGCAACTTGTTTGGCTATATGCCTATGATGCAAGCCGAGGCAGAGGCGTCCTACCAAACCAGTGCTAGCACCCTCTGCCCTAGCGAAATTTGGTTTCTCAGCCAGAGTGATTTTGCTAGTCTTACCCAAGACTATCCAGATATTCATGGCATCATTAGCCAACTCCTAGCCCAGGATCTAGCTCACTTTGCCGAACGGGTGACCTGGGAAGAAACTCGCATTCAAGGGCTCCAAGACTACCTCCACCCCATCCCTGCCCAGCCGCAGATTATCGGCACCAGTAAGGCCAGCCAAGCCCTACGCAAACAAGTGGCCAAGGCGGCGACTGATCTGAAGCCGGTTATTCTGAAAGCACCGGCCGGCAGTGGCAAAACCTTTATCGCTAGCGTCATTCACCATCAATCTCGCCTCAGCGATCGCCCCTTTGCAGAGCTTGATTGTACCCAACTGCCGACTGATGAATCTGGTGTACCCCAAACCCATGCCATTTTTGGGAAAGAGGGAGAAACCCTGGGCATATTGGAATTGTTGGAGCAAGGAACTCTCTTGATCGATCAGGTTCACGTACTCAGCTCCAGCGATCGCGATCGCTTGCTGCACTATTCCCAAACTGGTCTGTTTATCCGCAATCCCGGCACCTCTCCAGCAACAACCGCACCTAGCGACCCTAACCAACAGTCCTGGGTACGACTGATTCTGTCCAGTCCCCGCAGTCTATCCTGTGAGGTCTGTGACTACCACGATATTAAATTATTTTCCTTATCACAGCGAAAAGCTGATATTCCCGACTTTGTGCATCACTTTCTCAGTCAAGCTAGCCAGCATCAAGGGCGCGATCGCATTGATGTTGAACAAGCCGAACTGCGACGGCTGATCAGCTATCCCTACCCCGGCAACTTAGTAGAACTAGCGGGTATTTTAGACCGGGCTGTGGCCATGACATCGCCTGGTCAAGCCGTTATTCCTGAGCAGGTACTGTGGTCTGTGCAATCGTCTAAGAATGCCTTCCGAGTTGACTTACTCGAACAATTTCCCTGGCTACGACAATTTCTGTTAAGCAACTGGTGGCCCGAACGATTTTGGCTGATGATGATGGCGGTGTTTGTCCCGGTCACGATCCTCGGCTACCTTGGCCCCCAAGGCCGTGACGATAGCATCACCCTGAATTTATTCTGGGCTTGGTGGTGGCCGTTCTATCTGTTTTTCTTTGCCTTCGTGGGACGGCTCTGGTGTGCCGTCTGTCCCTTTATGATTGTCGGGGAATGGACACGTAGCCTATCCCTGTGGATTTGGCCCAGAAAACTGCGCCCCTGGCCCACTAAATGGATGGAACGCTGGGGAGCATGGATCCTCTTCGCTGGTTTTTTACTAATCTATCTGTGGGAAAAACTGTGGGATCTACCCCATACCGCCTACCTATCCTCCTGGCTGCTGGTGGCGATCACTGCCGGAGCGGTCATTTGTAGTCTGATCTACGAGCGCCGGCTTTGGTGTCGCTATCTCTGCCCCATCGGCGGCATGAACGGCATGTTTGCCAAGCTATCGATGGTGGAACTACGGGCCAGTCAGCAAGTTTGCGGCAGCCAATGCAGCACCTTTGGCTGTTTCAAGGGCAGCGGCGTTGTACCCGCCACCTTCAGCGATGCCTTGCCCAACGAAGGACAGGCCACCGGCGGTTGTCCCATCTATTCCCACCCTGCCCAGCTTAAGGACAACCGCAACTGTGTGCTCTGTATGACCTGCCTCAAGGCCTGTCCCCACCGTTCCATTCAGGTCAATTTCCGCTTCCCCGCCACAGACCTACTGGAAGATCATCAAGGGCTGTGGGCCGAGGCCGCCCTGTTGCTGCTCCTGCTGGGCGGCGTTTTCATGCATCAGTCGCCCAAGATTCTTGGCTGGCTGGGCCACCCCATGCCCTTAGATGCTGCCCATCTGCTGCAAAGCCTGCCGGTGGTGTTAGGGCTGTTGAGCATTCCCGCCATCCTGATCCTCGCGACCCACCAAGTCACCCGCTGGCTCGATCCCCAACAGCCTGGCTTTCTGCCCGTGGTCTATGCCTACCTACCTCTGACCCTAGCCGCTAACCTAGCCCACTATGTACCCGCAGCCATTACCGAAGCTGGGCAGGCACTACCCGTCCTAGCCCGCACCCTGGGATATGGGGGCGATCGCTTACCAACCCTCGTGTGGAGCATGGACGTCGCCGTATTTCTACAGGAAGTGACCCTGCTTTCCGCCTTTGCCTTCAGCCTCTATCCCCTGCTGCGCATCACCCAACGCCCCTTCCTCAGCAACCTGCCCCACATCACCCTGATGGCCAGCTTGACCGGAGGCTTCCTGTGGCTGATGCTGTAG
- the cysK gene encoding cysteine synthase A, translating to MKIYSDITQIIGHTPLVKLQRLSAAWDCDATIWVKLEGMNPAKSIKDRIAISMIREAEDSGLITPGRSTIVEATSGNTGIGLAMVCAAKGYRLVLTMPEHMSRERQQIVRAYGAEIVLTPAALDMAGAIARANELLATIPHAFSPQQFSNPANPKIHYETTGPEIWEDTDGQLDILVTGVGTGGTLTGTGCYLKRQKPEIQMVAVEPTTSAVLSGQPAGRHDLQGIGAGFIPDVLRVDLIDEILQVSDEQAYELGRQLAEQEGIMAGISTAAVVYGALQLGKRSPQAHIVAIAASAGERYLSTALWNDAAKAEPGIKA from the coding sequence ATGAAAATCTACAGCGATATTACTCAAATCATTGGCCATACCCCCTTGGTCAAACTGCAGCGCTTGTCCGCCGCTTGGGACTGTGACGCTACCATCTGGGTCAAGCTAGAGGGCATGAACCCTGCCAAATCCATCAAGGATCGGATTGCCATCAGTATGATTCGGGAGGCGGAGGACAGCGGTTTAATTACACCGGGGCGCTCCACGATTGTCGAAGCCACGTCGGGCAATACCGGCATTGGCCTAGCTATGGTCTGTGCAGCCAAAGGCTATCGCCTGGTGTTGACCATGCCCGAGCATATGAGCCGCGAACGACAGCAGATTGTCCGCGCCTACGGTGCCGAGATTGTTCTCACCCCCGCTGCCTTGGACATGGCTGGAGCGATCGCCCGTGCCAATGAACTCCTGGCCACCATCCCCCATGCCTTTTCTCCCCAGCAGTTTAGCAATCCTGCCAATCCCAAAATTCATTACGAAACTACCGGCCCTGAGATCTGGGAGGATACGGATGGGCAACTCGATATCCTGGTCACCGGGGTGGGCACAGGCGGCACGCTGACGGGAACGGGATGTTACCTCAAACGTCAAAAGCCAGAGATTCAAATGGTTGCCGTAGAACCTACAACCAGTGCCGTCCTGAGCGGACAACCCGCCGGTCGTCATGATCTTCAAGGCATCGGAGCTGGGTTCATTCCCGATGTTTTACGGGTTGATTTGATCGACGAGATCCTGCAGGTGAGCGATGAACAAGCCTATGAGCTGGGTCGTCAATTAGCAGAGCAAGAGGGGATCATGGCCGGCATTTCCACGGCGGCGGTGGTCTATGGGGCCCTGCAGCTCGGAAAGCGATCGCCCCAGGCCCACATCGTCGCGATCGCGGCCAGTGCGGGAGAACGCTATCTGAGTACGGCCCTATGGAACGATGCAGCCAAGGCAGAGCCAGGTATCAAGGCCTGA
- the ylqF gene encoding ribosome biogenesis GTPase YlqF, with amino-acid sequence MSSPPIQWYPGHIAKAERALAEQLKRVDVVLEVRDARIPLSTHHPNVANWIGSREALLVMNREDMIPSEVRQQWATWFEQQGQVAIFTNAQHGKGIAQLAQAAKVAGTAMNQRRRDRGMLPRPVRAVAIGFPNVGKSALINRLLNKRVVTSARRPGVTRQLRWVRISEELELLDAPGVLPSLLSDQKAALKLAICDDIGDASYDNQRVASSLVDLLWDLADRPGGANPEVLKTRYGVEVQGLTGESYLENLGIERYQGDRERAARQLLNDFRKGSLGAIALELPPV; translated from the coding sequence ATGAGTTCCCCACCGATTCAATGGTATCCCGGACATATCGCCAAAGCCGAACGGGCCCTGGCCGAACAATTGAAGCGCGTCGATGTGGTGCTGGAGGTACGTGACGCTCGGATTCCGCTATCCACCCATCACCCCAACGTTGCCAACTGGATTGGCAGCCGCGAGGCCTTACTGGTGATGAACCGAGAAGATATGATTCCCTCGGAGGTGCGGCAGCAGTGGGCCACTTGGTTTGAGCAGCAGGGACAGGTGGCGATTTTCACCAATGCCCAGCACGGTAAAGGCATTGCCCAACTGGCCCAGGCGGCCAAGGTGGCTGGCACAGCCATGAATCAACGCCGACGCGATCGCGGCATGTTGCCTCGGCCGGTGCGGGCGGTGGCCATTGGCTTTCCCAATGTGGGTAAATCGGCCTTGATCAACCGTCTGCTGAATAAGCGCGTTGTTACCAGTGCGCGACGGCCAGGGGTGACCCGTCAACTGCGCTGGGTGCGGATTTCGGAAGAACTGGAATTGCTGGATGCGCCGGGGGTGCTGCCGTCGCTCTTATCGGATCAGAAGGCAGCGTTGAAGCTAGCCATTTGTGACGACATTGGTGACGCCTCCTACGACAATCAGCGGGTGGCGTCATCGTTGGTGGACTTGCTGTGGGACTTGGCCGACCGGCCAGGTGGGGCCAATCCGGAGGTACTCAAAACCCGCTACGGTGTCGAGGTACAGGGTTTGACGGGGGAAAGTTATCTAGAAAATTTGGGGATAGAGCGTTACCAGGGCGATCGCGAACGAGCAGCACGGCAGTTGCTGAATGATTTTCGCAAAGGCAGTTTGGGAGCCATTGCCCTAGAGCTACCGCCGGTGTAG
- a CDS encoding AAA family ATPase, which yields MPGLSMGCVGRSLAMGTLDDFQQQWMVLLDRVDDCTSEKALEDQVLLPLLELLGYKSQDLVQQAPFGKRRVDFLVKVQKTAPYCHYLIIEAKAPSKSIAHTSWQLRYYLRDSGTVLGLLTNGHHFKLFYNDGEAIHALWTFSRDQLYKDYRLLGSLLWRRNCDRVMDVFWNSHRQVHRRLVKAIAQLSDEPDVLHLLSAGQPLSQLPKLPTDPPQKSMIITVFNNKGGVGKTTLTINLAAALSHLGKRVLLIDIDAQANLTTGLGIDPLEDVEKLGRQDITHLLTDPRVTVESVTLQKRWGDVVLDIIPSHIRLSHMENQLVQLIDGDRILEKKLRNHGYDFVLIDPPPSFGKVNKISLMASAGVLVPTQLSPYPIRALEYVLTQVEEVDQFRETPLPIVGIAVSMYDRSSRTFNRTMVEELHDRLNRIPGGDQVSMFSEESWVPRLNVISKSQDNGCPLFALDYMDKLNSSDRTSVENAVASFESLAQELLQKVGISATS from the coding sequence ATGCCAGGATTAAGCATGGGATGTGTGGGGCGATCGCTGGCTATGGGTACTCTGGACGACTTTCAACAACAATGGATGGTCTTGCTCGATCGGGTAGACGACTGCACATCTGAGAAAGCCCTAGAAGATCAGGTTTTGCTGCCCCTGCTGGAACTGTTGGGCTACAAAAGCCAGGATTTAGTTCAGCAAGCCCCCTTTGGTAAACGGCGGGTCGATTTTTTGGTCAAAGTTCAGAAAACTGCGCCCTACTGCCACTATTTGATTATCGAAGCCAAGGCACCGTCCAAATCCATCGCCCATACGAGCTGGCAACTGCGGTATTATTTGCGCGATTCGGGCACCGTCCTGGGTCTATTGACTAACGGTCATCACTTCAAGCTGTTCTATAACGATGGAGAGGCGATCCATGCGCTTTGGACCTTTAGCCGCGATCAGCTCTACAAGGACTATCGTCTACTGGGCTCCTTGCTGTGGCGGCGTAACTGCGATCGCGTCATGGACGTTTTTTGGAACAGCCATCGCCAAGTACATCGCCGTTTAGTGAAAGCGATCGCCCAACTTTCCGATGAACCCGATGTTCTTCATCTGCTGTCCGCAGGTCAACCCCTGTCTCAACTGCCCAAGCTGCCCACTGATCCTCCCCAAAAATCTATGATTATCACCGTATTCAACAACAAAGGCGGCGTTGGCAAAACAACGCTCACCATTAACCTAGCTGCTGCCCTCAGCCATCTGGGCAAGCGGGTGCTGCTGATTGACATTGACGCCCAGGCCAACCTGACCACAGGACTGGGCATCGATCCCCTAGAAGATGTGGAAAAGCTCGGTCGCCAAGATATTACCCACCTGCTCACCGATCCCAGGGTGACGGTCGAATCCGTGACCCTACAGAAACGCTGGGGTGATGTGGTGCTGGATATTATTCCATCCCATATTCGCCTGAGCCACATGGAAAATCAGTTAGTTCAGCTCATCGACGGCGATCGCATCCTAGAGAAAAAGCTGAGAAATCACGGCTATGACTTTGTGCTCATCGATCCGCCACCCTCCTTCGGTAAAGTCAACAAAATTTCCCTGATGGCATCCGCAGGGGTCTTGGTGCCTACCCAGCTTTCGCCCTATCCGATCCGCGCTTTGGAATATGTGCTAACCCAGGTAGAAGAAGTGGATCAGTTTCGGGAAACGCCATTGCCGATTGTGGGCATTGCTGTCAGCATGTACGATCGCTCATCACGCACCTTCAACCGCACCATGGTGGAAGAATTGCACGATCGCCTCAACCGTATACCAGGAGGCGATCAGGTCTCCATGTTCAGTGAAGAAAGCTGGGTGCCGCGACTGAATGTTATTTCCAAGTCCCAGGACAATGGCTGTCCGCTCTTCGCCCTAGACTATATGGATAAGTTAAATTCTTCAGACCGCACCTCAGTAGAAAATGCCGTGGCATCTTTTGAGAGTCTTGCCCAAGAACTCTTGCAAAAGGTGGGCATTTCGGCTACAAGCTAA